A window from Candidatus Ozemobacteraceae bacterium encodes these proteins:
- a CDS encoding cation-translocating P-type ATPase, with amino-acid sequence MLESAVIGLIILLATLIGFISEERAEREFSLLISARECVPVRVVRGGAMISIARSEVVVDDIVWLEAGDEVPADGILLNGQAVEVDESMITGDRPSISKVPYDPHSIAMTGARLSRSDRLLRGSTVTHGRGVMRVTSVGDATKLGQAGAAAVAEREEPSPLRLQLDGIARAIAFFGVTISALVFTVLVAGRIAGGNVSFTPAQAWAHASLGFGIVAMIFPFWLPAALDVLGILGFEVTGRDLFVESPWRLGLRWGGICVGAGLFLGSAAGILPLVPAAWGSRPLEAALLQDFLQTLALIVVAVPDGLSMSITLCLAWGMRRLLAGRTLVRRLHACETIGAVTVICTGDSGAMLDPRLTVGSVIQGCSLQSRETVPHSLLAEAMAVNATAHLARRREDPPVTIGDPLEGALLFWLRDRGISYMSHRSNFELHRQWPAGPDAWFMATLGHPADKNSPNAWRLHVKAQGDMLLKRCRSALVDGNIVSLEAGSPFRLSLETHLERLSPVGRTIGFAMREGAGAHPDDPSADLTWLGAVVITGSISPETAAAFDQCRRAGIRVTLVSSAGPENAARVAREAGLRMADADPGSILTGEEMHRLDGMHAAHAAGRLAVLARADVSDRTKLIDLLRQRGEVVAAVGDHDADAASLRRADIGLVMGNGASERIRSAGDLILPDEGLPALLTAVKWGRALFLNIQRFLVFQLSVNLMALGINLLGPLIGVRLPLTILQMLWVNIIMDIFAALALATEPPHAGILDAPPRRSRDFIVTGAMVQAILTTSALSMSVFLLVLRHWQRPDGSIDARRLTWFFCLFVLVQLWNLVNARGFGARRPPWLGLGENRWFGAMLLAILLAQGAIVQWGGALFRTVPLSLTEWAALIAGTSPLLVVGRALGYPGHLRRTD; translated from the coding sequence ATGCTCGAAAGCGCCGTCATCGGTCTCATCATCCTCCTTGCGACGCTGATCGGCTTCATCAGCGAGGAACGTGCCGAGCGTGAATTCAGCCTGCTTATCTCGGCCCGCGAATGCGTTCCGGTGCGCGTCGTCCGCGGCGGAGCGATGATCTCCATCGCCCGTTCGGAGGTCGTCGTCGATGACATCGTCTGGCTGGAAGCGGGAGATGAAGTGCCGGCAGACGGCATTCTCCTGAACGGGCAGGCCGTTGAAGTCGACGAATCCATGATAACGGGCGACCGGCCTTCCATCTCGAAAGTTCCGTACGACCCGCATTCCATCGCCATGACTGGTGCCAGGCTTTCACGTTCCGATCGGCTTCTGCGAGGTTCCACCGTCACCCATGGCCGCGGGGTGATGAGGGTCACCTCGGTCGGCGACGCCACGAAGCTGGGGCAGGCAGGTGCGGCAGCCGTGGCCGAGCGCGAGGAACCGTCTCCGCTCAGGTTGCAGCTCGACGGCATCGCCCGCGCCATCGCTTTCTTCGGCGTCACCATATCCGCACTCGTTTTCACGGTTCTCGTCGCAGGCCGTATCGCGGGCGGGAATGTCTCGTTCACTCCGGCTCAGGCATGGGCACATGCCAGTCTCGGGTTTGGTATAGTGGCAATGATATTTCCATTCTGGCTGCCCGCGGCGCTGGACGTTCTGGGCATTCTCGGGTTTGAAGTCACGGGCAGAGATCTCTTCGTCGAATCTCCCTGGCGCCTCGGTCTTCGCTGGGGCGGCATCTGCGTCGGCGCGGGGCTGTTCCTGGGGAGCGCCGCTGGCATCCTGCCCCTCGTTCCGGCGGCGTGGGGAAGCCGGCCGCTCGAGGCGGCCCTGCTGCAGGATTTTCTCCAGACCCTCGCCCTGATCGTCGTGGCGGTCCCCGACGGGCTCAGCATGAGCATCACGCTGTGCCTCGCCTGGGGCATGCGCCGGCTGCTCGCGGGCCGAACCCTCGTGCGCCGGCTTCATGCCTGCGAGACGATCGGGGCCGTGACCGTCATCTGCACGGGCGATTCCGGGGCGATGCTCGACCCGCGGCTCACCGTTGGAAGCGTCATCCAGGGCTGCTCGCTCCAATCCCGGGAAACGGTTCCACACTCGCTTCTTGCGGAAGCCATGGCCGTGAACGCGACCGCGCATCTTGCGCGACGGCGTGAGGATCCGCCCGTCACGATCGGCGATCCGCTCGAGGGCGCGCTCCTGTTCTGGCTGCGCGATCGAGGCATTTCCTACATGAGCCACCGGAGCAACTTCGAACTTCATCGACAATGGCCGGCCGGCCCGGACGCATGGTTCATGGCGACTCTGGGGCATCCTGCGGACAAGAATTCGCCGAATGCCTGGCGCCTGCACGTGAAAGCCCAGGGTGACATGCTGCTGAAGCGATGCCGAAGCGCCCTCGTCGATGGAAATATCGTTTCCCTCGAGGCGGGCTCGCCGTTTCGCCTCTCTCTGGAAACCCATCTGGAGCGTCTTTCCCCGGTCGGCAGGACGATCGGTTTTGCCATGCGCGAAGGAGCGGGAGCGCATCCTGACGATCCATCGGCGGATCTGACGTGGCTGGGAGCGGTGGTGATAACCGGATCCATCTCGCCGGAAACAGCCGCCGCCTTCGATCAATGCCGCCGGGCCGGGATCCGAGTGACCCTGGTGTCGTCCGCAGGGCCGGAAAACGCGGCCCGGGTCGCACGCGAAGCTGGACTTCGCATGGCAGACGCCGATCCCGGCAGCATCCTGACGGGAGAGGAGATGCACAGGCTCGACGGCATGCATGCCGCACACGCCGCCGGCAGACTCGCCGTTCTTGCCCGTGCAGACGTTTCGGACCGAACGAAATTGATCGACCTCCTCAGGCAAAGGGGTGAAGTCGTCGCCGCCGTCGGCGATCATGACGCGGATGCCGCCAGTCTTCGGAGGGCGGATATCGGCCTTGTCATGGGAAACGGCGCCTCCGAACGAATACGCTCCGCCGGCGATCTCATCCTGCCCGACGAGGGGCTTCCCGCGCTTCTGACCGCCGTGAAGTGGGGCCGTGCGCTCTTTCTCAACATTCAGCGGTTCCTCGTGTTCCAGCTCTCCGTCAACCTGATGGCCCTCGGGATCAATCTGCTGGGTCCCCTCATCGGAGTCCGCCTTCCGCTGACGATTCTTCAGATGCTCTGGGTAAATATCATTATGGATATATTTGCAGCCCTGGCTCTCGCGACCGAGCCTCCGCATGCCGGCATCCTCGACGCCCCGCCCCGAAGAAGCCGCGATTTCATCGTGACCGGGGCAATGGTCCAGGCGATCCTGACGACGTCCGCGTTGTCCATGTCCGTCTTTTTGCTGGTGCTGCGCCACTGGCAGAGACCGGACGGAAGCATCGACGCCCGCCGCCTGACGTGGTTTTTCTGCCTGTTCGTGCTGGTCCAGCTCTGGAACCTCGTCAACGCCCGCGGCTTCGGCGCCCGCCGGCCGCCCTGGCTGGGGCTGGGCGAAAACCGGTGGTTCGGCGCGATGCTTCTCGCCATTCTCCTGGCCCAGGGGGCCATCGTCCAGTGGGGTGGTGCCCTGTTCAGGACCGTTCCGCTCTCCCTTACGGAATGGGCCGCCCTGATCGCAGGAACATCCCCGCTCCTCGTCGTCGGCCGCGCGCTCGGTTATCCCGGCCACCTTCGCCGAACGGACTGA
- a CDS encoding sulfite exporter TauE/SafE family protein yields the protein MKSFLRAGPVSEKPRTPDTRGQLLTNVFSRRFAISWLVLVVWSLFMWGTGSMALFRTYWPVSLTMTLGSFVSGATAEGGGAVAFPVFTKLLHIPSDTARDFALAIQSVGMTCGGLIIIRSGYAWLPHVFGWALAGAATTLIPGFLWLAPQVPPPYPKIIFTLFTLCFGYFLWNANRRKRNIQNNIDIPPGRRLFGFFLTGALGGLISSLVGSGADVLLFVVLCLRYDVDERVGTRTTVILMASVSTIGFLFRLLSGTLAPDVLPMWLCAAPIVAFGAPLGAAFCSGQARENVVRFLLALIGIEFVSTLLLVPFDRTAVCFSLLFVTVALTCMRLLKKRCADLPEGG from the coding sequence ATGAAATCCTTTCTTCGTGCCGGGCCTGTTTCCGAGAAACCCCGAACGCCGGACACGCGTGGCCAGCTTCTCACGAACGTCTTCAGTCGCAGGTTTGCCATATCCTGGCTCGTTTTGGTCGTCTGGAGTCTGTTCATGTGGGGAACGGGCAGCATGGCGCTGTTTCGTACATACTGGCCCGTATCGCTGACCATGACGCTGGGCTCGTTTGTCTCGGGGGCAACCGCGGAGGGTGGCGGCGCGGTCGCCTTTCCCGTCTTCACAAAGCTGCTGCATATTCCGTCCGATACGGCGCGCGATTTCGCTCTCGCCATCCAGTCCGTCGGGATGACCTGCGGCGGCCTCATCATCATTCGAAGCGGCTACGCCTGGCTTCCGCACGTATTCGGCTGGGCGCTCGCCGGCGCCGCGACGACGCTTATTCCAGGCTTTCTCTGGCTGGCTCCGCAGGTGCCTCCCCCGTATCCGAAAATCATCTTCACCCTCTTCACCCTGTGCTTCGGATATTTTCTCTGGAACGCCAACCGGCGGAAGAGAAATATACAAAATAATATAGATATACCGCCAGGCCGCCGCTTGTTCGGTTTTTTTCTGACGGGAGCCCTGGGCGGCCTGATCTCGTCGCTCGTCGGTAGCGGCGCCGACGTTCTTCTCTTCGTCGTGCTCTGTCTGCGCTACGACGTCGACGAGCGAGTCGGAACCCGGACGACCGTCATTCTGATGGCGTCGGTCTCGACGATCGGCTTTCTGTTCAGGCTGCTGTCGGGAACCCTCGCTCCCGACGTGCTGCCGATGTGGCTGTGCGCGGCTCCGATCGTGGCATTCGGAGCGCCTCTGGGGGCCGCGTTCTGCTCGGGGCAGGCACGGGAAAACGTCGTCCGGTTCCTGCTCGCCCTGATCGGCATCGAATTCGTCTCAACCCTCCTGCTGGTACCATTCGACCGGACTGCCGTCTGCTTCAGTCTCCTGTTCGTAACCGTCGCGCTGACCTGCATGCGGCTCTTGAAAAAGCGATGTGCCGACCTCCCGGAGGGAGGATAA
- a CDS encoding cation-translocating P-type ATPase, which translates to MNVPPPFDPANIQGLSSGEVLESLKRWGPNELPLAKKRGLFDIAAEVVREPMFLLLIFCGALYLILGDIEEALMLLGFVFVIMGITFYQEQRTENALEALRNLSSPRALVIRGGVQERIAGRDVVQGDIVLLSEGDRVPADGIILHSVSLTTDESLLTGESVPVRKRADAPATEMGQPGGDDTPFVFSGSMVVKGQGIARIVHTGVRTSMGKIGKALQSLEPEQTRLQRETGRIVRNFGIVGAVSCVVVVVVHGFTQGNWIQGFLAGLTLAMATLPEEFPVVLTIFLALGAWRMSHRNVLTRRVPAVETLGSATVLCTDKTGTLTQNRMSVTHLSTDSAIHIVEHGADSLPDAFHELVEFSILASPVDPFDPMEKAMCELGRTTLGRTEHLHRDWTLIREYPLSEQLLAMSRVWRSPSGDSLILAAKGAPEAIADLCHLPKSDLDTLRTQINALADQGLRVIGVARGAFSEKELPDGQHDLTFEFLGLLGLADPVRPEVPAAVAECLTAGVRVIMITGDYPGTARSIARQIGLANPEDVISGPELDTMDDATLQSRIKNVSIFARAVPEQKLRLVQALKANGDVVAMTGDGVNDAPALKAAHIGVAMGGRGTDVAREAASLVLLDDNFTSIVQAVKLGRRIFDNLRKAMSFIVAVHIPIAGLSLLPVLLKWPLLLLPVHVVFLELFIDPACSVVFEAEAEEPDIMSRPPRTENEPLFDRSTVIHSILQGAGILILSLIAYVVVSGVSRSVDEARAACFITLLMGNFGLILSNRCLQRNFISALGRPNKALWWVIGGTGVALVLCLSLPFLKNLFKFGSLHLADLAVAFGAGCLAIVLSELIKLFFHQSRAATPS; encoded by the coding sequence ATGAACGTGCCGCCCCCTTTCGATCCAGCGAACATCCAGGGTCTTTCCTCCGGCGAGGTTCTTGAATCGCTCAAACGCTGGGGGCCGAACGAACTCCCGCTGGCGAAAAAACGCGGTCTGTTCGACATCGCGGCGGAGGTCGTCCGCGAGCCGATGTTCCTGCTGCTGATCTTCTGCGGCGCTCTCTACCTGATTCTCGGCGATATCGAAGAAGCCCTGATGCTTCTGGGCTTCGTGTTCGTCATCATGGGCATCACCTTCTACCAGGAACAGCGCACGGAAAACGCCCTCGAGGCCCTGCGAAATCTCTCGAGCCCCCGCGCTCTGGTCATTCGAGGCGGGGTCCAGGAGCGCATCGCCGGCCGAGACGTCGTGCAAGGCGATATCGTCCTGTTGTCCGAAGGCGACCGCGTCCCGGCCGACGGCATCATTCTCCACTCCGTGAGCCTCACGACCGACGAGTCGCTTCTCACCGGCGAATCCGTTCCGGTAAGAAAGCGGGCGGACGCACCAGCGACGGAGATGGGACAACCCGGCGGCGACGACACGCCCTTCGTCTTTTCGGGGTCGATGGTCGTGAAGGGGCAGGGCATCGCCCGCATCGTTCACACCGGCGTTCGCACCTCGATGGGAAAGATCGGCAAGGCTCTGCAGAGCCTCGAACCCGAGCAGACGCGTCTGCAGCGGGAAACGGGCCGCATCGTTCGGAACTTCGGCATCGTCGGCGCGGTTTCCTGCGTCGTCGTCGTCGTCGTGCATGGTTTCACCCAGGGAAACTGGATCCAGGGCTTCCTGGCCGGTCTCACCCTCGCCATGGCGACGCTTCCCGAAGAGTTTCCCGTCGTTCTTACGATTTTTCTCGCCCTCGGCGCATGGCGCATGTCGCATCGGAACGTCCTGACGAGACGCGTGCCGGCCGTCGAAACGCTGGGCTCCGCGACGGTCCTCTGCACCGACAAGACGGGGACGCTTACGCAGAACAGAATGAGCGTCACGCACCTCTCGACGGACAGCGCGATCCACATCGTCGAGCACGGGGCAGACTCGCTTCCCGATGCGTTTCACGAACTCGTCGAGTTCAGCATCCTGGCCAGCCCCGTCGATCCGTTCGACCCGATGGAAAAGGCGATGTGCGAGCTTGGGAGAACGACGCTCGGCAGAACCGAGCACCTGCATCGCGACTGGACACTGATCCGTGAATACCCGCTTTCGGAGCAACTTCTCGCCATGTCGCGCGTCTGGCGCTCGCCTTCCGGCGACTCGCTGATTCTCGCCGCCAAAGGCGCTCCCGAAGCGATCGCCGACCTTTGCCACCTTCCGAAGAGCGACCTGGATACCCTTCGGACGCAGATCAACGCGTTGGCCGACCAGGGACTGCGCGTCATCGGCGTTGCGCGGGGAGCGTTTTCCGAAAAAGAACTTCCGGACGGCCAGCATGACCTGACGTTCGAGTTCCTCGGTCTGCTCGGCCTCGCCGACCCGGTCCGTCCCGAAGTGCCCGCCGCCGTCGCCGAGTGTCTCACGGCCGGCGTCCGCGTCATCATGATCACGGGGGATTATCCAGGAACCGCGCGCAGCATCGCGCGCCAGATCGGGCTCGCCAACCCCGAGGACGTAATTTCCGGTCCCGAGCTCGATACGATGGACGACGCGACCCTCCAGAGCCGCATCAAAAACGTCTCGATTTTTGCGCGGGCCGTTCCCGAGCAGAAACTTCGGCTCGTCCAGGCCCTCAAGGCGAACGGAGACGTGGTCGCGATGACCGGCGACGGGGTGAACGACGCCCCCGCCCTGAAGGCCGCCCACATCGGCGTCGCCATGGGCGGCCGCGGCACCGATGTGGCCCGCGAGGCTGCGTCGCTGGTGCTGCTCGACGACAACTTCACCTCGATCGTCCAGGCGGTCAAACTCGGCCGACGGATTTTCGACAATCTGCGCAAGGCGATGTCCTTCATCGTCGCCGTCCACATACCGATCGCGGGGCTCTCTCTGCTTCCCGTTCTTCTGAAGTGGCCGCTCCTTCTGCTGCCGGTCCACGTCGTATTTCTTGAACTATTTATCGATCCGGCATGTTCCGTCGTGTTCGAAGCCGAAGCCGAGGAACCTGACATCATGAGCCGCCCCCCGCGCACCGAGAACGAGCCGCTGTTCGACCGGAGCACCGTGATCCACAGCATCCTGCAGGGCGCCGGCATCCTGATCCTCTCGCTGATCGCCTACGTGGTGGTGTCGGGCGTCAGCCGGTCCGTCGACGAGGCCCGGGCCGCATGTTTTATAACGCTTCTTATGGGCAATTTCGGGCTCATCCTGAGCAACCGATGTCTGCAGAGAAACTTCATCTCCGCGCTTGGCCGGCCGAACAAGGCCCTCTGGTGGGTCATAGGCGGAACCGGCGTCGCCCTCGTTCTCTGCCTGTCCCTGCCGTTCCTGAAGAACCTGTTCAAGTTCGGCTCGCTGCATCTCGCGGACCTCGCCGTCGCTTTCGGAGCCGGTTGTCTCGCGATCGTCCTGAGCGAGCTGATCAAACTGTTCTTCCACCAAAGCCGCGCCGCGACGCCTTCCTGA
- a CDS encoding MBL fold metallo-hydrolase, with protein MFLETVRVGPMGNFCYLIGDEDGGRGIVIDPAFDAEKIATAVKARRLDLSCIVLTHHHFDHINAAAAVKARTGAKVIAHKESERYIHGDIRLDAYAADGASLDWGGKGTVDIIHTPGHAPGGICLIVDDRWLITGDTLFVGNCGRTDLEGGDARALYKSLERIKRLPDGLVVCPGHDYGPAPSRTLGEEKKLNPALAAASYEAFLAVP; from the coding sequence ATGTTTCTCGAAACGGTCCGGGTGGGGCCCATGGGGAATTTCTGTTATCTGATCGGCGACGAGGACGGCGGAAGAGGGATCGTCATCGATCCGGCATTCGACGCAGAAAAGATTGCGACCGCGGTGAAAGCCCGCAGGCTCGATCTGTCGTGCATCGTCTTGACGCATCACCATTTCGACCACATCAACGCCGCCGCAGCCGTGAAAGCCAGGACGGGCGCGAAAGTGATCGCGCACAAAGAGTCTGAACGATATATTCATGGCGATATACGTCTGGATGCGTATGCGGCCGACGGCGCATCGCTGGACTGGGGCGGTAAAGGAACCGTCGACATCATCCACACGCCCGGCCATGCACCGGGGGGCATCTGCCTGATCGTGGACGACCGTTGGCTGATCACCGGCGACACCCTGTTCGTCGGCAACTGCGGCCGAACCGACCTCGAGGGCGGCGACGCACGGGCGCTGTACAAAAGTCTGGAGCGGATCAAACGACTTCCCGACGGCCTCGTCGTCTGCCCGGGCCACGATTACGGCCCGGCGCCGAGCCGGACGCTCGGCGAGGAGAAAAAACTCAACCCCGCCCTGGCGGCGGCGAGTTACGAGGCGTTTCTCGCCGTTCCATAG
- a CDS encoding prepilin-type N-terminal cleavage/methylation domain-containing protein, which yields MKNVVSRSGMTLTEVMLAMIILASALIPIFGLLTKDVKDTDLLAANSFAVDRARFVLNTLLDTVPFSALVPGNPAMLTGPQGASFAQMLFPGSVMAAGGYTCNGIATDGRGIHYAIYLRSDPIEDTTADTQFGTELTFSFYPNPRPEEQAGWASMAAAAAVTETGGQPSMYRKSGPTNPLGVVSPYRYYNIPGAIHVWGPATQPVVIDQRRLAQPDSLGRYYLMQRLVLQIRWNLASSEYRRPDSNAGRPQRLHVVTYKAKLD from the coding sequence ATGAAGAACGTCGTTTCGAGATCCGGCATGACGCTGACCGAGGTCATGCTGGCCATGATCATCCTCGCCTCCGCGCTCATCCCGATTTTCGGTCTGCTGACGAAGGACGTGAAAGACACGGACCTTCTCGCGGCCAACTCCTTCGCCGTCGATCGCGCCCGCTTCGTGCTGAACACGCTCCTCGACACCGTCCCGTTTTCCGCGCTCGTTCCGGGAAACCCCGCCATGCTGACCGGCCCCCAGGGCGCCAGTTTCGCGCAGATGCTTTTTCCGGGCTCCGTCATGGCCGCGGGCGGGTATACGTGCAACGGTATCGCAACGGACGGAAGGGGCATCCATTACGCGATCTACCTCCGCTCCGACCCCATCGAGGACACGACGGCAGACACGCAGTTCGGAACGGAGCTGACCTTTTCCTTCTACCCGAACCCACGCCCGGAAGAACAGGCCGGATGGGCGTCGATGGCCGCCGCCGCCGCGGTGACCGAGACCGGCGGCCAGCCGTCGATGTATCGCAAATCGGGGCCGACCAACCCCCTCGGCGTGGTTTCTCCGTATCGGTATTATAATATACCTGGTGCTATACATGTGTGGGGGCCGGCGACCCAACCGGTCGTCATCGATCAGCGGCGTCTCGCCCAGCCCGACTCGTTGGGCAGGTATTATCTGATGCAGCGCCTCGTCCTCCAGATCCGCTGGAACCTCGCATCATCCGAATACAGGCGTCCCGACAGCAATGCGGGACGTCCGCAACGACTGCATGTCGTGACGTACAAGGCAAAACTGGACTGA
- a CDS encoding prepilin-type N-terminal cleavage/methylation domain-containing protein, translated as MMPGRRGFTLVELLVTTVVLSLFLAGAYSLFFGGQKIAGKSAWLQYTITDLRKAEMVITKAIEATSYPTTLLPSAMHDAGGRDQTLIGPNAAQFYVHIVQGLGRKSASSILGANSGVSMYMPRALPERQGFSTSEDRAGVLGWNIFKLERSPDLNTQGNLIWEERETTYSTSAPDYAMALTADPFNAPLKRREVLVRNVEWIDIQAETTGHTPTKITVVISAAYPRESRTNRQGTSAAVPNVGIVANP; from the coding sequence ATGATGCCGGGCCGCAGAGGGTTCACCCTGGTCGAACTGCTCGTCACGACCGTCGTGCTGTCGTTGTTCCTCGCCGGAGCGTATTCGCTGTTTTTCGGCGGCCAGAAGATCGCGGGAAAATCCGCCTGGCTTCAATACACCATCACCGACCTTCGCAAGGCTGAAATGGTCATCACGAAAGCCATCGAAGCGACTTCATACCCGACGACGCTCCTGCCTTCCGCAATGCACGACGCCGGCGGCCGCGACCAGACGTTGATCGGGCCGAACGCCGCGCAATTTTACGTTCACATCGTCCAGGGGCTCGGCCGGAAATCCGCCTCATCCATTCTCGGCGCCAACTCCGGCGTTTCGATGTACATGCCGCGGGCATTGCCCGAACGGCAGGGCTTCAGCACATCCGAAGACAGGGCTGGCGTGCTCGGCTGGAACATCTTCAAACTCGAACGCTCGCCCGACCTGAATACCCAGGGCAACCTCATCTGGGAAGAACGTGAAACCACGTATTCGACCAGCGCGCCCGACTACGCCATGGCATTGACGGCCGATCCCTTCAACGCCCCCCTGAAACGCAGGGAAGTCCTGGTTCGGAACGTCGAATGGATCGATATCCAGGCCGAAACCACCGGCCATACGCCGACGAAGATCACCGTCGTCATCTCCGCGGCTTACCCGCGCGAGTCGCGGACGAACCGGCAGGGAACCTCCGCCGCCGTTCCGAATGTCGGCATCGTCGCCAATCCGTGA
- a CDS encoding ankyrin repeat domain-containing protein, producing MSRSRSALIAVCLLLAPPLLTSSFADAIHEAVRRGDLDRVIDILGRHPRVVEDRDTLRPRSEGLPMLQQATPLHFAAQSGNISIVRALLNAGADVNARNPQDITPLHLAAWDGNAEIVSLLLERGADVNRRNHRNEGMSALDIAAMTGAADVVRILIEHGADPRLGSPVSRVTPLHLATAWDQTRAAEELVRGGADINACDARGRTPLHWTVPTDRPAPSRDGPRRGAVDMAGWLISRGALVNAGDSEGKTPLAMAVAAGLSDIAEILKKAGGLDTPVHFEELLKSTDTARIADVLNRAPLLANAPLAGGRPPLHAAVAAGNADACRLLMAAGADPARKNRDGETALHLCAALGNADIPVIIASPADILNSINEYEQTPLDVAQAYGHASAAEAIRRLGGRPGIPSGKVLILQPGDEVQVKQPKSKQRVTLRIASNISRIVFSETTLAKSGRLFEALSRRDMTAVRQTLEDEPLVSNVPQIIGSITNGITPLHLAAESGDAAATALLIMFGARVNAADRRGRTPLHIAAEKGYAEVARLLVERGADPRRPDASGCTPFELATDPVLSVYLERR from the coding sequence ATGAGCCGGTCGCGCTCGGCCCTGATCGCCGTCTGCCTGCTGCTCGCCCCGCCCCTGCTCACATCCTCGTTCGCGGATGCCATCCACGAAGCCGTCCGCAGGGGCGATCTCGATCGCGTCATCGATATCCTGGGCCGACACCCGCGCGTCGTCGAGGACCGCGACACCCTTCGCCCAAGGTCGGAAGGCCTGCCGATGCTCCAGCAGGCCACGCCGCTGCATTTCGCCGCCCAGTCGGGAAATATCTCCATCGTCCGGGCGCTGCTGAACGCCGGCGCGGACGTGAACGCGAGGAATCCGCAGGACATCACGCCCCTTCATCTGGCCGCGTGGGATGGAAACGCCGAAATCGTCTCCCTGCTGCTCGAGCGCGGCGCCGACGTGAATCGCAGAAACCACCGCAACGAAGGCATGTCTGCCCTCGACATCGCGGCCATGACGGGCGCCGCCGACGTCGTTCGCATCCTCATCGAACACGGGGCCGATCCCCGGCTTGGCAGTCCCGTGAGCCGGGTCACGCCCCTGCATCTCGCAACCGCCTGGGATCAGACGCGCGCCGCGGAAGAGTTGGTCCGTGGAGGGGCGGATATCAACGCATGCGATGCGCGGGGGCGCACCCCGCTTCACTGGACCGTCCCGACAGATCGGCCTGCGCCGTCTCGCGACGGACCGCGCCGGGGGGCGGTCGACATGGCCGGTTGGCTGATTTCCCGCGGAGCTCTCGTGAATGCCGGCGACTCCGAAGGGAAAACGCCCCTCGCGATGGCTGTCGCCGCGGGCTTGTCCGATATCGCCGAGATCCTGAAAAAGGCCGGCGGGCTCGACACGCCTGTTCATTTCGAGGAACTGCTGAAATCGACGGACACCGCCCGGATCGCCGACGTCCTGAATCGCGCCCCTCTGCTGGCGAACGCGCCTCTGGCCGGCGGCCGACCGCCCCTTCATGCCGCCGTCGCCGCGGGAAACGCCGACGCCTGTCGCCTGCTCATGGCCGCAGGCGCTGATCCGGCCCGGAAAAACCGGGACGGCGAAACGGCGCTTCACCTGTGCGCGGCCCTCGGGAACGCCGATATTCCCGTCATCATCGCCTCGCCCGCGGATATATTGAATAGTATAAACGAATACGAACAGACGCCGCTCGACGTCGCGCAGGCCTACGGCCACGCGTCGGCGGCGGAAGCCATCCGCCGCCTCGGGGGGCGACCCGGCATCCCTTCCGGGAAAGTGCTGATTCTGCAGCCGGGCGACGAGGTCCAGGTCAAACAGCCGAAATCGAAACAGCGGGTGACGCTTCGTATCGCAAGCAATATATCCAGAATCGTTTTTTCCGAAACGACGCTCGCCAAGTCCGGGCGTCTCTTCGAGGCCCTGAGCCGGCGTGACATGACGGCCGTCCGCCAGACGCTCGAAGACGAACCGCTCGTGTCCAACGTGCCCCAGATCATCGGCAGTATCACGAATGGCATCACGCCCCTGCATCTCGCCGCCGAGTCCGGGGATGCCGCCGCGACGGCCCTCCTCATCATGTTCGGAGCGCGGGTCAACGCGGCGGATCGCCGTGGCAGGACGCCCCTGCACATCGCCGCCGAAAAGGGATACGCCGAAGTGGCGCGTCTTCTCGTCGAACGCGGCGCCGATCCCCGCCGTCCCGACGCATCGGGCTGCACTCCCTTCGAGCTTGCAACGGACCCGGTGCTGTCGGTCTATCTCGAACGACGATGA
- a CDS encoding metal-dependent hydrolase, which produces MNIVTHGLLSWCIAQRVCGTKRDAALAASAGLLPDLDGAGALIDMVRGGEAVYYSAFHHILGHNVLAGILTASALGACGDRRLRVTATSAGLFILHVIGDVVGSRGPDGEAWAIPWLYPFDGASVLLWSGQWEVNAWPNIIITIILLFLFFRQTRDMGWSPLRYVSERADEAFVSTLRSRFPPSARTP; this is translated from the coding sequence ATGAATATCGTCACGCACGGTCTTCTCAGCTGGTGCATCGCCCAGCGCGTCTGCGGGACGAAACGCGACGCCGCTCTCGCCGCTTCGGCGGGACTTCTCCCCGATCTGGACGGAGCCGGCGCCCTGATCGACATGGTGCGCGGCGGCGAAGCCGTGTATTACTCGGCATTCCATCACATTCTCGGCCACAACGTCCTCGCGGGCATCCTCACGGCATCGGCTCTCGGAGCCTGCGGCGATCGTCGGCTGCGCGTCACCGCGACATCGGCGGGACTTTTCATCCTTCACGTCATCGGCGACGTCGTCGGCTCCCGGGGTCCCGACGGCGAAGCCTGGGCGATCCCCTGGCTGTATCCCTTTGACGGCGCATCGGTTCTCCTCTGGAGCGGACAATGGGAAGTCAATGCTTGGCCTAATATAATAATTACAATCATTTTATTATTCCTCTTTTTCCGGCAGACCCGCGACATGGGCTGGTCGCCGCTTCGGTACGTTTCCGAACGAGCCGATGAAGCGTTCGTTTCGACGCTCCGTAGCCGGTTTCCGCCGTCGGCTCGCACGCCATGA